From Astyanax mexicanus isolate ESR-SI-001 chromosome 13, AstMex3_surface, whole genome shotgun sequence, the proteins below share one genomic window:
- the galnt6 gene encoding polypeptide N-acetylgalactosaminyltransferase 6 isoform X1: MPDLNSSVFPAFRSCGSSVRMRLRRRISPLKLVVLGGALFMLALVMLQKDVGSGAQEPWLQDLSSRKERMLEMVRGAVNNLAVQIRAPQPPSDEQQPTVNQQCPPGFYTQADLEPWIDRPPEDPGSQGAEGRGFQKDNLSPDETKEKEEGMTRHCFNQFASDRISLHRSLGEDTRPPECVERKFRRCPPLPTTSVIIVFHNEAWSTLLRTVYSVLHTSPAAMLKEIILVDDASTAGHLHSELDEYVKTLKVVKVVRQKERKGLITARLLGASYAQGEILTFLDAHCECFHGWLEPLLARIVEEPTAVVSPDITTIDLNSFQFHKPVSTARAHNRGNFDWSLTFGWESIPDYAQAKRKDETYPVKTPTFAGGLFSISKAYFETIGTYDDKMEIWGGENVEMSFRVWQCGGQLEIIPCSVVGHVFRTKSPHTFPKGTEVITRNQVRLAEVWMDDYKLIYYRRNQHAAKMAKENNYGDISDRLKLRETLHCKNFSWYLENVYPEAFVPDLTPAKYGALKNLASQNCLDVGENNNGGKPVIMYTCHNMGGNQYFEYSSHKELRHNIGKQLCLHASPYPQHVRIELCQLKGRGTRVSPEQEWILTEDHLLKNPSSNTCLHLKANQIIMSPCNSEDQHQHWVFS, translated from the exons ATGCCTGACTTAAATTCTTCTGTTTTTCCAGCTTTTAGAAGCTGTGGCTCGTCTGTGAGGATGCGTCTGAGGCGTCGCATCTCCCCGCTGAAGCTGGTGGTCCTGGGTGGCGCGCTCTTCATGCTGGCGCTGGTGATGCTGCAGAAGGACGTGGGTAGCGGAGCTCAGGAGCCCTGGCTGCAGGACCTCTCCAGCAGGAAGGAGCGGATGCTGGAGATGGTCCGCGGGGCTGTCAACAACTTGGCCGTCCAGATCAGAGCACCGCAGCCCCCGTCGGATGAGCAGCAGCCTACCGTCAATCAGCAGTGTCCACCAGGCTTCTACACCCAGGCTGATCTCGAACCCTGGATAGACAGACCCCCGGAGGACCCGGGTAGCCAAGGGGCTGAGGGCAGAGGCTTCCAGAAAGACAATCTCTCCCCGGATGAAACgaaagagaaggaggagggcATGACCCGACACTGCTTCAACCAGTTCGCCAGTGACCGGATCTCCCTGCACCGCAGCCTCGGCGAAGACACACGGCCTCCAGA gtGTGTGGAGCGTAAGTTCCGGCGCTGTCCTCCTCTTCCCACAACCAGCGTTATCATCGTGTTCCATAACGAGGCCTGGTCCACGCTGCTGCGCACGGTCTACAGCGTCCTGCACACGTCTCCGGCCGCCATGCTGAAGGAAATCATACTGGTGGATGACGCAAGTACGGCAG gTCATTTGCACTCGGAGCTGGATGAGTACGTGAAGACGCTGAAGGTGGTGAAAGTGGTTCGGCAGAAGGAGAGGAAGGGGCTGATCACAGCGAGGCTGCTGGGTGCCAGCTACGCCCAGGGCGAGATTCTCACCTTCCTGGACGCCCACT GCGAGTGCTTCCACGGCTGGCTGGAGCCTCTTCTCGCACGGATAGTGGAAGAGCCCACGGCTGTTGTGAGCCCTGATATCACCACCATCGACCTCAACAGCTTCCAGTTTCACAAGCCGGTATCCACCGCCCGCGCCCACAACCGCGGCAACTTTGACTGGAGCCTCACCTTCGGCTGGGAATCCATCCCTGACTACGCTCAGGCCAAACGCAAGGACGAGACCTACCCTGTGAA AACTCCAACATTTGCCGGCGGCCTCTTCTCTATTTCTAAAGCCTACTTTGAGACGATTGGAACATATGATGACAAGATGGAGATATGGGGAGGTGAAAACGTGGAAATGTCCTTCAGG GTGTGGCAGTGTGGTGGACAGCTGGAGATCATCCCGTGCTCTGTGGTGGGTCACGTCTTCCGCACTAAGAGTCCTCACACCTTTCCCAAAGGAACTGAGGTCATCACTCGTAACCAAGTACGACTGGCTGAGGTTTGGATGGACGACTACAAACTCATCTACTACCGGCGGAACCAGCACGCAGCCAAGATGGCCAAAGAG AACAACTACGGTGACATCTCTGACCGTCTGAAGCTTAGAGAAACTTTACACTGCAAGAACTTTTCCTGGTATTTGGAGAACGTCTACCCAGAAGCCTTTGTTCCTGATCTTACACCTGCTAAGTATGGAGCG CTGAAGAATTTAGCCTCTCAGAACTGTCTGGATGTGGGGGAGAACAACAACGGAGGAAAACCAGTTATAATGTATACCTGCCACAACATGGGAGGAAACCAG tattttgaaTACTCGTCACACAAGGAACTCCGGCACAACATAGGAAAGCAGCTGTGTCTGCATGCCAGCCCGTACCCGCAGCACGTGAGGATAGAGCTGTGCCAGCTGAAGGGGCGTGGCACCAGAGTTTCTCCTGAACAGGAGTGGATCCTTACTGAG
- the galnt6 gene encoding polypeptide N-acetylgalactosaminyltransferase 6 isoform X2, which yields MRLRRRISPLKLVVLGGALFMLALVMLQKDVGSGAQEPWLQDLSSRKERMLEMVRGAVNNLAVQIRAPQPPSDEQQPTVNQQCPPGFYTQADLEPWIDRPPEDPGSQGAEGRGFQKDNLSPDETKEKEEGMTRHCFNQFASDRISLHRSLGEDTRPPECVERKFRRCPPLPTTSVIIVFHNEAWSTLLRTVYSVLHTSPAAMLKEIILVDDASTAGHLHSELDEYVKTLKVVKVVRQKERKGLITARLLGASYAQGEILTFLDAHCECFHGWLEPLLARIVEEPTAVVSPDITTIDLNSFQFHKPVSTARAHNRGNFDWSLTFGWESIPDYAQAKRKDETYPVKTPTFAGGLFSISKAYFETIGTYDDKMEIWGGENVEMSFRVWQCGGQLEIIPCSVVGHVFRTKSPHTFPKGTEVITRNQVRLAEVWMDDYKLIYYRRNQHAAKMAKENNYGDISDRLKLRETLHCKNFSWYLENVYPEAFVPDLTPAKYGALKNLASQNCLDVGENNNGGKPVIMYTCHNMGGNQYFEYSSHKELRHNIGKQLCLHASPYPQHVRIELCQLKGRGTRVSPEQEWILTEDHLLKNPSSNTCLHLKANQIIMSPCNSEDQHQHWVFS from the exons ATGCGTCTGAGGCGTCGCATCTCCCCGCTGAAGCTGGTGGTCCTGGGTGGCGCGCTCTTCATGCTGGCGCTGGTGATGCTGCAGAAGGACGTGGGTAGCGGAGCTCAGGAGCCCTGGCTGCAGGACCTCTCCAGCAGGAAGGAGCGGATGCTGGAGATGGTCCGCGGGGCTGTCAACAACTTGGCCGTCCAGATCAGAGCACCGCAGCCCCCGTCGGATGAGCAGCAGCCTACCGTCAATCAGCAGTGTCCACCAGGCTTCTACACCCAGGCTGATCTCGAACCCTGGATAGACAGACCCCCGGAGGACCCGGGTAGCCAAGGGGCTGAGGGCAGAGGCTTCCAGAAAGACAATCTCTCCCCGGATGAAACgaaagagaaggaggagggcATGACCCGACACTGCTTCAACCAGTTCGCCAGTGACCGGATCTCCCTGCACCGCAGCCTCGGCGAAGACACACGGCCTCCAGA gtGTGTGGAGCGTAAGTTCCGGCGCTGTCCTCCTCTTCCCACAACCAGCGTTATCATCGTGTTCCATAACGAGGCCTGGTCCACGCTGCTGCGCACGGTCTACAGCGTCCTGCACACGTCTCCGGCCGCCATGCTGAAGGAAATCATACTGGTGGATGACGCAAGTACGGCAG gTCATTTGCACTCGGAGCTGGATGAGTACGTGAAGACGCTGAAGGTGGTGAAAGTGGTTCGGCAGAAGGAGAGGAAGGGGCTGATCACAGCGAGGCTGCTGGGTGCCAGCTACGCCCAGGGCGAGATTCTCACCTTCCTGGACGCCCACT GCGAGTGCTTCCACGGCTGGCTGGAGCCTCTTCTCGCACGGATAGTGGAAGAGCCCACGGCTGTTGTGAGCCCTGATATCACCACCATCGACCTCAACAGCTTCCAGTTTCACAAGCCGGTATCCACCGCCCGCGCCCACAACCGCGGCAACTTTGACTGGAGCCTCACCTTCGGCTGGGAATCCATCCCTGACTACGCTCAGGCCAAACGCAAGGACGAGACCTACCCTGTGAA AACTCCAACATTTGCCGGCGGCCTCTTCTCTATTTCTAAAGCCTACTTTGAGACGATTGGAACATATGATGACAAGATGGAGATATGGGGAGGTGAAAACGTGGAAATGTCCTTCAGG GTGTGGCAGTGTGGTGGACAGCTGGAGATCATCCCGTGCTCTGTGGTGGGTCACGTCTTCCGCACTAAGAGTCCTCACACCTTTCCCAAAGGAACTGAGGTCATCACTCGTAACCAAGTACGACTGGCTGAGGTTTGGATGGACGACTACAAACTCATCTACTACCGGCGGAACCAGCACGCAGCCAAGATGGCCAAAGAG AACAACTACGGTGACATCTCTGACCGTCTGAAGCTTAGAGAAACTTTACACTGCAAGAACTTTTCCTGGTATTTGGAGAACGTCTACCCAGAAGCCTTTGTTCCTGATCTTACACCTGCTAAGTATGGAGCG CTGAAGAATTTAGCCTCTCAGAACTGTCTGGATGTGGGGGAGAACAACAACGGAGGAAAACCAGTTATAATGTATACCTGCCACAACATGGGAGGAAACCAG tattttgaaTACTCGTCACACAAGGAACTCCGGCACAACATAGGAAAGCAGCTGTGTCTGCATGCCAGCCCGTACCCGCAGCACGTGAGGATAGAGCTGTGCCAGCTGAAGGGGCGTGGCACCAGAGTTTCTCCTGAACAGGAGTGGATCCTTACTGAG